In Citrus sinensis cultivar Valencia sweet orange chromosome 2, DVS_A1.0, whole genome shotgun sequence, a single genomic region encodes these proteins:
- the LOC102608090 gene encoding zinc finger CCCH domain-containing protein 18 isoform X4, producing MDFTESTKAVYNRIQKLEPENVSKIIGYLLLQDHGERDMIRLAFSPDHLIYSLINEAKMKLGLGKPTVSPPISPASVADLPLQFAPFSPASTRPVSSPASMRAAASPFWDPQMAADQQQQVNSIEFVQPGYSDTAAEDFCLQNQMQFLTLEDQFDSVNSVNSDFSSSYFYPEPALGHVRTSRRSPSLPEFPVKVCHYFNKGFCKHGNNCRYFHGHPMPESFSQIFSPNANDIRNEDHVFSPGSLERLEAEITELLKQRRGFPISIASLPMMYYEKYGKTLQAEGYLTESQRHGKAGYSLTKLLARLKNSIRLIDRPHGQHSVILAEDVPNYLEYSGEKSDPGGIVAGSRQIYLTFPAESTFTEQDVSNYFSKFGPVQDVRIPCQQKRMFGFVTFVFAETVKQILAKGNPHFVCGARVLVKPYREKSRLVDRKYVEKMQHPLFCSLHFTDGDTELHTMPRVCNNSRLLRKQLMEEHEQAIELERRRLSEMQLACKPMNHHSYFGYSMDELQVSEAPAEQGDFPSAERFNYLLDVLNNGSTSEDQVSHISTHYNDQDSQGLNLPESPFASPIGSGISTVI from the exons ATGGATTTTACAGAGTCTACAAAGGCTGTGTACAATAGAATTCAGAAACTAGAGCCTGAAAATGTCTCTAAGATTATTGGGTATCTTCTTTTACAAGACCATGGTGAGCGTGATATGATTCGATTGGCATTTAGTCCCGATCACTTGATCTACTCTTTGATCAATGAAGCCAAAATGAAACTTGGCTTAGGCAAACCTACAGTTTCTCCTCCAATATCTCCAGCATCTGTTGCTGATCTTCCTTTACAGTTTGCGCCCTTTTCACCAGCTTCAACGCGTCCAGTTTCTTCTCCAGCAAGTATGAGAGCTGCTGCCAGTCCTTTCTGGGACCCACAAATGGCTGCTGATCAGCAACAACAGGTTAACAGTATAGAGTTTGTCCAACCAGGGTACTCAGATACTGCTGCTGAGGATTTCTGCCTCCAAAATCAGATGCAGTTCTTGACTTTGGAAGATCAGTTCGATTCTGTGAATTCGGTTAACTCAGATTTTTCAAGCAGTTACTTCTACCCGGAGCCTGCATTGGGTCATGTAAGAACGAGTCGAAGGTCTCCAAGCTTGCCTGAGTTTCCTGTTAAGGTTTGCCATTACTTCAATAAGGGCTTTTGTAAGCATGGAAACAACTGTAGGTACTTCCATGGCCACCCGATGCCAGAGAGCTTTTCTCAGATTTTCAGCCCTAATGCAAATGACATTCGAAATGAAGATCATGTTTTCTCACCTGGGTCTCTGGAGAGGCTCGAAGCGGAGATTACCGAGCTCTTGAAACAAAGAAGGGGGTTCCCCATATCAATTGCCTCTTTACCAATGATGTATTATGAGAAGTATGGGAAGACCCTTCAGGCTGAGGGTTACCTCACAGAGAGCCAGAGGCACGGCAAGGCTGGTTATAGTCTGACCAAGCTTCTTGCTCGACTGAAGAACAGCATTCGCCTCATTGACCG GCCTCATGGGCAGCACTCAGTCATTTTGGCAGAGGATGTGCCAAATTACTTGGAGTATTCTGGTGAAAAAAGTGATCCTGGTGGAATTGTTGCTGGTTCCCGgcaaatatatcttacatttcCGGCAGAAAGTACTTTTACAGAACAAGATGTTTCAAATTACTTCAG CAAATTTGGGCCTGTTCAAGATGTTAGGATTCCATGCCAACAGAAGAGAATGTTTGGTTTTgtcacttttgtttttgctgaGACAGTCAAGCAAATTTTGGCCAAGGGCAATCCTCATTTCGTGTGTGGGGCTCGAGTTCTGGTGAAACCGTACCGGGAAAAGTCGAGGCTTGTTGacag GAAGTATGTAGAAAAAATGCAGCACCCTTTGTTTTGCAGTCTGCACTTCACAGATGGAGATACAGAGCTTCACACAA TGCCAAGAGTGTGCAATAATTCAAGACTACTCCGAAAGCAGCTCATGGAGGAACATGAGCAAGCAATTGAACTTGAGAGAAGGCGTCTTTCTGAGATGCAATTAGCATGTAAACCAATGAACCATCACTCATATTTTGGCTACTCAATGGATGAGTTGCAGGTCTCGGAAG CCCCTGCAGAACAAGGTGATTTCCCGTCTGCTGAGCGTTTCAATTATTTGTTGGATGTTCTCAATAATGGTTCCACCAGTGAGGACCAAGTCAGCCATATAAGTACCCATTACAATGACCAGGATAG CCAAGGACTTAACCTTCCTGAGAGCCCGTTTGCATCTCCCATAGGAAGCGGCATTTCTACAGTTATATAG
- the LOC102608090 gene encoding zinc finger CCCH domain-containing protein 18 isoform X1, which translates to MDFTESTKAVYNRIQKLEPENVSKIIGYLLLQDHGERDMIRLAFSPDHLIYSLINEAKMKLGLGKPTVSPPISPASVADLPLQFAPFSPASTRPVSSPASMRAAASPFWDPQMAADQQQQVNSIEFVQPGYSDTAAEDFCLQNQMQFLTLEDQFDSVNSVNSDFSSSYFYPEPALGHVRTSRRSPSLPEFPVKVCHYFNKGFCKHGNNCRYFHGHPMPESFSQIFSPNANDIRNEDHVFSPGSLERLEAEITELLKQRRGFPISIASLPMMYYEKYGKTLQAEGYLTESQRHGKAGYSLTKLLARLKNSIRLIDRCNLPHGQHSVILAEDVPNYLEYSGEKSDPGGIVAGSRQIYLTFPAESTFTEQDVSNYFSKFGPVQDVRIPCQQKRMFGFVTFVFAETVKQILAKGNPHFVCGARVLVKPYREKSRLVDRKYVEKMQHPLFCSLHFTDGDTELHTMPRVCNNSRLLRKQLMEEHEQAIELERRRLSEMQLACKPMNHHSYFGYSMDELQVSEAPAEQGDFPSAERFNYLLDVLNNGSTSEDQVSHISTHYNDQDSSQGLNLPESPFASPIGSGISTVI; encoded by the exons ATGGATTTTACAGAGTCTACAAAGGCTGTGTACAATAGAATTCAGAAACTAGAGCCTGAAAATGTCTCTAAGATTATTGGGTATCTTCTTTTACAAGACCATGGTGAGCGTGATATGATTCGATTGGCATTTAGTCCCGATCACTTGATCTACTCTTTGATCAATGAAGCCAAAATGAAACTTGGCTTAGGCAAACCTACAGTTTCTCCTCCAATATCTCCAGCATCTGTTGCTGATCTTCCTTTACAGTTTGCGCCCTTTTCACCAGCTTCAACGCGTCCAGTTTCTTCTCCAGCAAGTATGAGAGCTGCTGCCAGTCCTTTCTGGGACCCACAAATGGCTGCTGATCAGCAACAACAGGTTAACAGTATAGAGTTTGTCCAACCAGGGTACTCAGATACTGCTGCTGAGGATTTCTGCCTCCAAAATCAGATGCAGTTCTTGACTTTGGAAGATCAGTTCGATTCTGTGAATTCGGTTAACTCAGATTTTTCAAGCAGTTACTTCTACCCGGAGCCTGCATTGGGTCATGTAAGAACGAGTCGAAGGTCTCCAAGCTTGCCTGAGTTTCCTGTTAAGGTTTGCCATTACTTCAATAAGGGCTTTTGTAAGCATGGAAACAACTGTAGGTACTTCCATGGCCACCCGATGCCAGAGAGCTTTTCTCAGATTTTCAGCCCTAATGCAAATGACATTCGAAATGAAGATCATGTTTTCTCACCTGGGTCTCTGGAGAGGCTCGAAGCGGAGATTACCGAGCTCTTGAAACAAAGAAGGGGGTTCCCCATATCAATTGCCTCTTTACCAATGATGTATTATGAGAAGTATGGGAAGACCCTTCAGGCTGAGGGTTACCTCACAGAGAGCCAGAGGCACGGCAAGGCTGGTTATAGTCTGACCAAGCTTCTTGCTCGACTGAAGAACAGCATTCGCCTCATTGACCGGTgcaattt GCCTCATGGGCAGCACTCAGTCATTTTGGCAGAGGATGTGCCAAATTACTTGGAGTATTCTGGTGAAAAAAGTGATCCTGGTGGAATTGTTGCTGGTTCCCGgcaaatatatcttacatttcCGGCAGAAAGTACTTTTACAGAACAAGATGTTTCAAATTACTTCAG CAAATTTGGGCCTGTTCAAGATGTTAGGATTCCATGCCAACAGAAGAGAATGTTTGGTTTTgtcacttttgtttttgctgaGACAGTCAAGCAAATTTTGGCCAAGGGCAATCCTCATTTCGTGTGTGGGGCTCGAGTTCTGGTGAAACCGTACCGGGAAAAGTCGAGGCTTGTTGacag GAAGTATGTAGAAAAAATGCAGCACCCTTTGTTTTGCAGTCTGCACTTCACAGATGGAGATACAGAGCTTCACACAA TGCCAAGAGTGTGCAATAATTCAAGACTACTCCGAAAGCAGCTCATGGAGGAACATGAGCAAGCAATTGAACTTGAGAGAAGGCGTCTTTCTGAGATGCAATTAGCATGTAAACCAATGAACCATCACTCATATTTTGGCTACTCAATGGATGAGTTGCAGGTCTCGGAAG CCCCTGCAGAACAAGGTGATTTCCCGTCTGCTGAGCGTTTCAATTATTTGTTGGATGTTCTCAATAATGGTTCCACCAGTGAGGACCAAGTCAGCCATATAAGTACCCATTACAATGACCAGGATAG CAGCCAAGGACTTAACCTTCCTGAGAGCCCGTTTGCATCTCCCATAGGAAGCGGCATTTCTACAGTTATATAG
- the LOC102608090 gene encoding zinc finger CCCH domain-containing protein 18 isoform X2, which produces MDFTESTKAVYNRIQKLEPENVSKIIGYLLLQDHGERDMIRLAFSPDHLIYSLINEAKMKLGLGKPTVSPPISPASVADLPLQFAPFSPASTRPVSSPASMRAAASPFWDPQMAADQQQQVNSIEFVQPGYSDTAAEDFCLQNQMQFLTLEDQFDSVNSVNSDFSSSYFYPEPALGHVRTSRRSPSLPEFPVKVCHYFNKGFCKHGNNCRYFHGHPMPESFSQIFSPNANDIRNEDHVFSPGSLERLEAEITELLKQRRGFPISIASLPMMYYEKYGKTLQAEGYLTESQRHGKAGYSLTKLLARLKNSIRLIDRCNLPHGQHSVILAEDVPNYLEYSGEKSDPGGIVAGSRQIYLTFPAESTFTEQDVSNYFSKFGPVQDVRIPCQQKRMFGFVTFVFAETVKQILAKGNPHFVCGARVLVKPYREKSRLVDRKYVEKMQHPLFCSLHFTDGDTELHTMPRVCNNSRLLRKQLMEEHEQAIELERRRLSEMQLACKPMNHHSYFGYSMDELQVSEAPAEQGDFPSAERFNYLLDVLNNGSTSEDQVSHISTHYNDQDSQGLNLPESPFASPIGSGISTVI; this is translated from the exons ATGGATTTTACAGAGTCTACAAAGGCTGTGTACAATAGAATTCAGAAACTAGAGCCTGAAAATGTCTCTAAGATTATTGGGTATCTTCTTTTACAAGACCATGGTGAGCGTGATATGATTCGATTGGCATTTAGTCCCGATCACTTGATCTACTCTTTGATCAATGAAGCCAAAATGAAACTTGGCTTAGGCAAACCTACAGTTTCTCCTCCAATATCTCCAGCATCTGTTGCTGATCTTCCTTTACAGTTTGCGCCCTTTTCACCAGCTTCAACGCGTCCAGTTTCTTCTCCAGCAAGTATGAGAGCTGCTGCCAGTCCTTTCTGGGACCCACAAATGGCTGCTGATCAGCAACAACAGGTTAACAGTATAGAGTTTGTCCAACCAGGGTACTCAGATACTGCTGCTGAGGATTTCTGCCTCCAAAATCAGATGCAGTTCTTGACTTTGGAAGATCAGTTCGATTCTGTGAATTCGGTTAACTCAGATTTTTCAAGCAGTTACTTCTACCCGGAGCCTGCATTGGGTCATGTAAGAACGAGTCGAAGGTCTCCAAGCTTGCCTGAGTTTCCTGTTAAGGTTTGCCATTACTTCAATAAGGGCTTTTGTAAGCATGGAAACAACTGTAGGTACTTCCATGGCCACCCGATGCCAGAGAGCTTTTCTCAGATTTTCAGCCCTAATGCAAATGACATTCGAAATGAAGATCATGTTTTCTCACCTGGGTCTCTGGAGAGGCTCGAAGCGGAGATTACCGAGCTCTTGAAACAAAGAAGGGGGTTCCCCATATCAATTGCCTCTTTACCAATGATGTATTATGAGAAGTATGGGAAGACCCTTCAGGCTGAGGGTTACCTCACAGAGAGCCAGAGGCACGGCAAGGCTGGTTATAGTCTGACCAAGCTTCTTGCTCGACTGAAGAACAGCATTCGCCTCATTGACCGGTgcaattt GCCTCATGGGCAGCACTCAGTCATTTTGGCAGAGGATGTGCCAAATTACTTGGAGTATTCTGGTGAAAAAAGTGATCCTGGTGGAATTGTTGCTGGTTCCCGgcaaatatatcttacatttcCGGCAGAAAGTACTTTTACAGAACAAGATGTTTCAAATTACTTCAG CAAATTTGGGCCTGTTCAAGATGTTAGGATTCCATGCCAACAGAAGAGAATGTTTGGTTTTgtcacttttgtttttgctgaGACAGTCAAGCAAATTTTGGCCAAGGGCAATCCTCATTTCGTGTGTGGGGCTCGAGTTCTGGTGAAACCGTACCGGGAAAAGTCGAGGCTTGTTGacag GAAGTATGTAGAAAAAATGCAGCACCCTTTGTTTTGCAGTCTGCACTTCACAGATGGAGATACAGAGCTTCACACAA TGCCAAGAGTGTGCAATAATTCAAGACTACTCCGAAAGCAGCTCATGGAGGAACATGAGCAAGCAATTGAACTTGAGAGAAGGCGTCTTTCTGAGATGCAATTAGCATGTAAACCAATGAACCATCACTCATATTTTGGCTACTCAATGGATGAGTTGCAGGTCTCGGAAG CCCCTGCAGAACAAGGTGATTTCCCGTCTGCTGAGCGTTTCAATTATTTGTTGGATGTTCTCAATAATGGTTCCACCAGTGAGGACCAAGTCAGCCATATAAGTACCCATTACAATGACCAGGATAG CCAAGGACTTAACCTTCCTGAGAGCCCGTTTGCATCTCCCATAGGAAGCGGCATTTCTACAGTTATATAG
- the LOC102608090 gene encoding zinc finger CCCH domain-containing protein 18 isoform X3, with protein MDFTESTKAVYNRIQKLEPENVSKIIGYLLLQDHGERDMIRLAFSPDHLIYSLINEAKMKLGLGKPTVSPPISPASVADLPLQFAPFSPASTRPVSSPASMRAAASPFWDPQMAADQQQQVNSIEFVQPGYSDTAAEDFCLQNQMQFLTLEDQFDSVNSVNSDFSSSYFYPEPALGHVRTSRRSPSLPEFPVKVCHYFNKGFCKHGNNCRYFHGHPMPESFSQIFSPNANDIRNEDHVFSPGSLERLEAEITELLKQRRGFPISIASLPMMYYEKYGKTLQAEGYLTESQRHGKAGYSLTKLLARLKNSIRLIDRPHGQHSVILAEDVPNYLEYSGEKSDPGGIVAGSRQIYLTFPAESTFTEQDVSNYFSKFGPVQDVRIPCQQKRMFGFVTFVFAETVKQILAKGNPHFVCGARVLVKPYREKSRLVDRKYVEKMQHPLFCSLHFTDGDTELHTMPRVCNNSRLLRKQLMEEHEQAIELERRRLSEMQLACKPMNHHSYFGYSMDELQVSEAPAEQGDFPSAERFNYLLDVLNNGSTSEDQVSHISTHYNDQDSSQGLNLPESPFASPIGSGISTVI; from the exons ATGGATTTTACAGAGTCTACAAAGGCTGTGTACAATAGAATTCAGAAACTAGAGCCTGAAAATGTCTCTAAGATTATTGGGTATCTTCTTTTACAAGACCATGGTGAGCGTGATATGATTCGATTGGCATTTAGTCCCGATCACTTGATCTACTCTTTGATCAATGAAGCCAAAATGAAACTTGGCTTAGGCAAACCTACAGTTTCTCCTCCAATATCTCCAGCATCTGTTGCTGATCTTCCTTTACAGTTTGCGCCCTTTTCACCAGCTTCAACGCGTCCAGTTTCTTCTCCAGCAAGTATGAGAGCTGCTGCCAGTCCTTTCTGGGACCCACAAATGGCTGCTGATCAGCAACAACAGGTTAACAGTATAGAGTTTGTCCAACCAGGGTACTCAGATACTGCTGCTGAGGATTTCTGCCTCCAAAATCAGATGCAGTTCTTGACTTTGGAAGATCAGTTCGATTCTGTGAATTCGGTTAACTCAGATTTTTCAAGCAGTTACTTCTACCCGGAGCCTGCATTGGGTCATGTAAGAACGAGTCGAAGGTCTCCAAGCTTGCCTGAGTTTCCTGTTAAGGTTTGCCATTACTTCAATAAGGGCTTTTGTAAGCATGGAAACAACTGTAGGTACTTCCATGGCCACCCGATGCCAGAGAGCTTTTCTCAGATTTTCAGCCCTAATGCAAATGACATTCGAAATGAAGATCATGTTTTCTCACCTGGGTCTCTGGAGAGGCTCGAAGCGGAGATTACCGAGCTCTTGAAACAAAGAAGGGGGTTCCCCATATCAATTGCCTCTTTACCAATGATGTATTATGAGAAGTATGGGAAGACCCTTCAGGCTGAGGGTTACCTCACAGAGAGCCAGAGGCACGGCAAGGCTGGTTATAGTCTGACCAAGCTTCTTGCTCGACTGAAGAACAGCATTCGCCTCATTGACCG GCCTCATGGGCAGCACTCAGTCATTTTGGCAGAGGATGTGCCAAATTACTTGGAGTATTCTGGTGAAAAAAGTGATCCTGGTGGAATTGTTGCTGGTTCCCGgcaaatatatcttacatttcCGGCAGAAAGTACTTTTACAGAACAAGATGTTTCAAATTACTTCAG CAAATTTGGGCCTGTTCAAGATGTTAGGATTCCATGCCAACAGAAGAGAATGTTTGGTTTTgtcacttttgtttttgctgaGACAGTCAAGCAAATTTTGGCCAAGGGCAATCCTCATTTCGTGTGTGGGGCTCGAGTTCTGGTGAAACCGTACCGGGAAAAGTCGAGGCTTGTTGacag GAAGTATGTAGAAAAAATGCAGCACCCTTTGTTTTGCAGTCTGCACTTCACAGATGGAGATACAGAGCTTCACACAA TGCCAAGAGTGTGCAATAATTCAAGACTACTCCGAAAGCAGCTCATGGAGGAACATGAGCAAGCAATTGAACTTGAGAGAAGGCGTCTTTCTGAGATGCAATTAGCATGTAAACCAATGAACCATCACTCATATTTTGGCTACTCAATGGATGAGTTGCAGGTCTCGGAAG CCCCTGCAGAACAAGGTGATTTCCCGTCTGCTGAGCGTTTCAATTATTTGTTGGATGTTCTCAATAATGGTTCCACCAGTGAGGACCAAGTCAGCCATATAAGTACCCATTACAATGACCAGGATAG CAGCCAAGGACTTAACCTTCCTGAGAGCCCGTTTGCATCTCCCATAGGAAGCGGCATTTCTACAGTTATATAG
- the LOC102607795 gene encoding uncharacterized protein LOC102607795 → MEANIEEALRAKEIAEKRFVEKDFAGAKNYALKAKMLCPGLEGIAQMVATFEVYFASEIKCNGEIDYYSVLGLKPSANKEAVKKQYRKMAVLLHPDKNKCVGADGAFKLVSEAWTLLSDSGKRSSYDLKRSKQVAPGVVQTNLSSVYASGVAGFGNCPNSPIPHTRLDTFWTVCTSCKVQYEYLRKYVNKRLSCKNCRGTFIAVETGAAPVNGSFPYSPWSYMSTNGYGSHGYDGVTYVTTNPAIITGNGIAGFHSGHGYEYVSNVSFQYSSLSGTSTGIVSPNGSSTTTADAIYHINGNINGGGPKVKSGSKGKHSSSGCSEPILTKSGRPDKRRKVVVEANFRNGSEERGVKSGTEVNFANASTNNEHDPKLSRPIELPNRRCSVAPTFDARKLLIEKARTEIRKKLEEIRLAAEAVVENVKLETDSGQSGEASKRADLVVNGNKPKPKTGPITVPDPDFHDFDKDRSEECFKPKQIWAIYDEDDGMPRLYCLIRQIISIKPFKILITYLSSKTDSEFGSVNWVDSGFTKSCGHFRAYNSDVVDQVNIFSHLLRGEKAGRGGCVRIFPKSGEIWAVYRNWSTDWNRLTPDDVRHRYEMVEVLDDYSEDLGVCVTPLIKLAGFKTVYQADTDKSAIRWIPRREMLRFSHQVPSRLLKGEASNLPEKCWDLDPAATPDELLHAAPEAKA, encoded by the coding sequence ATGGAAGCTAACATAGAGGAGGCCCTTAGAGCGAAAGAAATCGCAGAGAAGCGATTTGTGGAGAAGGATTTTGCTGGTGCGAAGAACTATGCTTTGAAGGCTAAAATGTTGTGTCCGGGGCTGGAGGGTATAGCTCAGATGGTTGCCACATTTGAGGTTTATTTTGCCTCTGAGATTAAATGTAATGGGGAAATCGATTATTATTCAGTTCTTGGGTTGAAGCCTTCTGCGAACAAAGAGGCGGTGAAGAAACAGTACAGGAAGATGGCTGTATTGCTCCACCCTGACAAGAACAAATGTGTGGGAGCTGATGGAGCCTTCAAGCTTGTTTCTGAGGCTTGGACACTATTGTCAGATAGTGGGAAAAGAAGCTCTTATGATCTTAAGAGAAGTAAACAGGTGGCACCCGGGGTTGTTCAGACAAATTTGTCCTCAGTATATGCTTCTGGGGTTGCAGGATTTGGCAATTGCCCCAATTCTCCGATTCCACATACTAGACTTGATACTTTCTGGACAGTATGCACCTCTTGTAAAGTTCAATATGAGTATCTCCGGAAGTATGTGAATAAGAGGCTTTCATGTAAGAACTGCCGAGGCACATTCATTGCTGTAGAAACTGGGGCAGCCCCAGTCAATGGTTCTTTTCCTTACAGTCCTTGGTCATACATGTCTACCAATGGATATGGAAGTCATGGATATGATGGAGTAACTTATGTTACAACCAATCCTGCTATTATTACTGGAAATGGAATTGCAGGATTTCATTCTGGCCATGGTTATGAGTATGTGTCTAATGTTTCATTTCAGTATAGTTCACTTTCTGGAACTTCAACTGGCATTGTCAGTCCTAATGGATCATCTACTACAACTGCTGATGCAATTTATCATATTAATGGAAACATCAATGGTGGCGGGCCCAAGGTTAAATCAGGCTCCAAAGGAAAACATTCCAGTTCTGGATGCAGTGAACCTATATTAACCAAATCTGGTAGACCTGATAAGAGAAGGAAGGTGGTTGTGGAAGCCAATTTTAGAAACGGGTCTGAAGAAAGGGGAGTGAAATCTGGTACTGAAGTCAATTTTGCTAATGCTAGCACAAATAATGAGCATGATCCCAAGCTTTCCCGCCCAATTGAACTCCCGAATAGACGATGCTCAGTTGCACCAACATTTGATGCGAGGAAGTTGTTGATTGAGAAGGCAAGGACAGAAATTCGGAAGAAATTGGAAGAGATAAGGCTGGCTGCAGAAGCTGTTGTGGAAAATGTAAAGTTAGAGACTGATTCTGGGCAATCTGGGGAGGCATCTAAGAGAGCAGATTTGGTTGTTAATGGTAATAAACCCAAGCCAAAAACAGGACCAATAACAGTACCTGACCCTGACTTCCATGATTTTGACAAAGATAGATCAGAAGAATGTTTCAAGCCAAAGCAAATATGGGCTATatatgatgaagatgatggtATGCCTCGCTTGTACTGTCTAATCCGCCAGATCATCTCAATCAAACCTTTTAAGATTCTCATAACCTACTTGAGCTCCAAAACTGATAGCGAATTTGGTTCTGTCAATTGGGTGGATTCAGGGTTCACCAAATCTTGTGGACACTTCAGGGCTTATAATTCTGATGTTGTTGATCAAGTCAACATTTTCTCTCATCTTCTAAGAGGAGAAAAGGCTGGCAGGGGAGGTTGTGTTCGAATATTTCCCAAAAGTGGAGAGATATGGGCTGTTTACCGCAACTGGTCAACGGATTGGAATAGATTGACCCCAGATGATGTAAGGCACCGGTATGAAATGGTGGAGGTTCTTGATGATTACTCTGAGGATCTTGGAGTTTGCGTTACTCCGCTTATCAAGCTGGCTGGCTTCAAGACGGTATATCAAGCAGACACTGATAAGAGTGCTATTAGATGGATTCCCAGAAGAGAAATGTTACGGTTTTCACACCAGGTGCCATCTCGCCTACTTAAAGGAGAAGCAAGTAACTTGCCAGAGAAGTGCTGGGATTTGGACCCAGCCGCAACTCCAGACGAGCTGCTTCATGCCGCACCAGAGGCAAAGGCTTGA
- the LOC102607503 gene encoding F-box protein SNE, protein MVQSHQIIIPMQQQQKEKKLKFFINDDIDILIEILKRLDGRSLCVAACVCRLWRTLARNDSLWEELCFRHVSSPPPSSVRPVVLALGGYKRLYMVCLQPVLSRLGLAELNSHRVKRTWTRDELQLSLSLFCVDYYERLGAAAAAGDTDRSLGECDASTSSLMFLCKPVNV, encoded by the coding sequence ATGGTGCAAAGCCACCAGATAATAATTCCcatgcaacaacaacaaaaagaaaagaaactcaaGTTCTTCATCAACGACGACATTGACATTCTCATTGAAATCCTCAAACGACTCGACGGTCGCTCCCTCTGCGTCGCCGCCTGCGTCTGCCGCCTCTGGCGCACGCTGGCCCGCAACGACTCTCTCTGGGAAGAGCTCTGCTTCCGCCACGTGTCGTCCCCTCCTCCCTCCAGCGTCCGCCCCGTCGTTCTGGCCCTCGGTGGATACAAGAGGCTCTACATGGTCTGCTTGCAGCCCGTGCTGAGTCGCCTGGGCCTGGCCGAGTTGAACAGTCACCGTGTCAAAAGAACGTGGACTCGCGACGAACTGCAGCTCTCCCTCTCTTTGTTTTGCGTCGATTATTACGAGAGGCTTGGCGCTGCTGCCGCCGCCGGTGATACTGATAGATCACTCGGCGAATGTGATGCTTCCACGTCATCTCTAATGTTCCTCTGCAAGCCCGTGAACGTCTGA